The following DNA comes from Watersipora subatra chromosome 8, tzWatSuba1.1, whole genome shotgun sequence.
gccaatgttagtctgtacattgctgttatatggtgggttgtaccatattaCTTTTCGTTgcctgttacgttttttagttGTGGTTTCTGGTTTGTATTTTAGCCTGTACTTGTAGTTACTGTCATTTAGTGCTTGCTGGTATGGTGTTTTTGATTGCTCAAATATATGTTTGTTAGCAGAGAGTCGAGAGAGTCTTTTGTTGACATtttctggtaagtttttaatgatgttagggGGGTGGTTACTTTGGGCATGAAcatattgtatgttgttgttGGGTTTAGTGTATGGGCTGTGTGTACCACTGTTTAGGTCTAGGGTTACATCtaaaaaattgatgattttttggTTAGCTTCAATagtgatttttagtttgttctGTTTGAATGTTTTGCATATTTGTTTCTTCATGTTTTCGATGCTGCGAGGTGTGCCATCGCAGATTGCAAGTCCGTCATCACGATAGAGTCCAGTGTTGCGTTTGAGTTCGTCTGGAAGTAAAGAAAGTAAGTAAGTCCCTACCAGTTCACAAGTCTCAGCTCCGTCATAGCTTCCCATAGTCACGTCGAACATGCTAGCATTGTCTTTTTTTCTCCAAGTTTCTTGTCCATATGTCAAGTATGCGTTTTTTGTGTGAATGATTATGTGTTCTTCATTGTCAGTAATGGTAGTATATTGTCGAGCAAAGCGTATTGCATTAGTTAGTAGTTCATgtgttattgaagggtaaaattcacaGACGTCAAATGAGATGAATGAGTAATTTTGCTTGTTAGCAATGTTTTTGAACCAATCTATCACTTCTGTAGTGTTTCTCCATAAAGTCGCATGGGTTTTAGTTCGcagtgttttatttattttctcaagTATGTGCTTACTAACTTTTCCAAGTTCTGGTTTAGTAGGGTTGATTAGTCTGTGAGTAGGGTTATTGGGAAAATTGGGTTTGTGGTCTTTTATAGTGATAAAGGCATCTCTTCGAGCGGTTTGTTCAATGCGGTCGTCAAGTTCTAGTTGTTGGGCAATTTGTTGGTCATTAGCAgttattttattaaacaataagaacaaaagggagggaaaaatagccaagaagagattagtcaccatcttgtttattccaacacagcctgacgaatgagaatatcatgaaactgacagtagctggaaaaaaaagataagtattgctttcaaataatttattagtatatagctgctccaatatatttgttgagcactctaattttagtaatactagcccataattcttaggaatttatagtttatatatatatatatatatatatatatatatatatatatatatatatatatatatatatatatatattgagctCTAGGTTGCAAAAAATGCTTTGCTATTTTAGTGCATATGAAATTACCATAATTTTCACTAATAAAAATCTCGGGATTTGAAGAAcaataaacaacaaaaaattctcATAAacaagattttatcagaaattagcTGTATCATCATTAATTACCTGCTAAGGAATACTTGAATACTTGTAATGTTGTTAGAAATACTACTTGTATAATAATTTAGATGATTTTCAACATGCTACATGTAAAACCAAAATGCTTAGCATTTAGTGAAACTTCAAGAAACAATTATATACGACTTTAAAGCTAGCAAGCTTGTTTTTGCAGAATTTCTTAATTCAATACTAATTTTATACAAAGTGTGTATTGTTTGTAGGTGTTTGTGTTTGATATAGAGAAGATGCACAAGACAAGAAAGAAATGTTTATTTTCCGCTTTGAAACTTGATGTAAGTATATTTCTAAATTCAGATCTAAAATCAAAGACATAGAACCTGTCATatactatttttatatgtatatttacaaaCAACCTATTATTGCTTATTGAATTTAAATTGTGAATGCTTCAATGCACGTTAGTACAAGTAGTCATAAAGAAAAATATCTGAACTAGGTCTGAAGAGTTCAGCTGATGAATTCTCT
Coding sequences within:
- the LOC137402443 gene encoding uncharacterized protein, which codes for MVTNLFLAIFPSLLFLLFNKITANDQQIAQQLELDDRIEQTARRDAFITIKDHKPNFPNNPTHRLINPTKPELGKVSKHILEKINKTLRTKTHATLWRNTTEVIDWFKNIANKQNYSFISFDVCEFYPSITHELLTNAIRFARQYTTITDNEEHIIIHTKNAYLTYGQETWRKKDNASMFDVTMGSYDGAETCELVGTYLLSLLPDELKRNTGLYRDDGLAICDGTPRSIENMKKQICKTFKQNKLKITIEANQKIINFLDVTLDLNSGTHSPYTKPNNNIQYVHAQSNHPPNIIKNLPENVNKRLSRLSANKHIFEQSKTPYQQALNDSNYKYRLKYKPETTTKKRNRQRKVIWYNPPYNSNVQTNIGKIFLKIVNKCFDKKNPLGKIFNKNTVKISYSTMPNMKNKIDAHNKKILGKSNETPVNDKNLLRKELDATPKEPNISYWWIGQSVKTEGEGLPILPWLGLTTQRPMT